From one Bacteroides fragilis NCTC 9343 genomic stretch:
- a CDS encoding cupin domain-containing protein, translated as MEQSFKKGIVLHLASLVEYSEGGIISKQLIKSPAGNITLFSFDKGEGLSEHSAPFDALVQVLEGSANIVVNGQVFTVNAGESIVFPANAPHALTAIERFKMLLTMIKE; from the coding sequence ATGGAACAGTCATTCAAAAAGGGAATTGTACTCCATCTAGCCTCATTAGTAGAATATTCTGAAGGTGGAATTATCAGTAAGCAGTTAATCAAAAGCCCTGCCGGAAACATTACTTTATTCTCATTCGACAAAGGCGAAGGACTTAGCGAACACAGTGCTCCATTCGATGCTTTAGTACAGGTATTGGAAGGATCTGCGAATATTGTTGTAAATGGACAAGTTTTTACGGTAAATGCAGGAGAAAGTATTGTATTTCCGGCTAATGCGCCGCATGCATTGACAGCTATTGAAAGATTTAAAATGTTACTGACAATGATTAAAGAGTAG
- the ung gene encoding uracil-DNA glycosylase encodes MNVKIESSWQQRLQEEFDKPYFEKLVNFVKNEYGKAHILPPGHQIFHVFNSCPFQNVKVVILGQDPYPNPGQYYGICFSVPDGVAIPGSLSNIFKEIHQDLGKPLPNSGNLDRWVKQGVFPMNSVLTVRAHETGSHRNIGWETFTDAVIKKLSEERENLVFMLWGSYAKEKASLIDTDKHLILTAVHPSPRSADYGFFGCKHFSKANTFLRSRGIEEIDW; translated from the coding sequence ATGAATGTCAAAATAGAAAGTAGCTGGCAACAGCGCCTGCAAGAAGAGTTCGATAAACCCTATTTCGAAAAATTAGTGAACTTTGTCAAGAATGAATACGGGAAGGCACATATACTTCCACCCGGACATCAAATTTTTCATGTATTCAATTCATGTCCTTTTCAGAATGTAAAGGTAGTCATTTTAGGTCAAGATCCATATCCTAATCCGGGACAATATTATGGTATATGTTTTTCCGTACCGGACGGTGTCGCTATTCCCGGTTCACTTTCCAACATTTTTAAAGAGATACATCAGGATCTAGGCAAGCCGCTTCCCAATTCGGGTAATCTGGATAGGTGGGTCAAACAAGGAGTATTCCCCATGAATTCCGTACTTACCGTACGAGCTCACGAAACAGGTTCACACCGTAATATAGGATGGGAAACTTTCACCGACGCAGTCATCAAAAAATTAAGTGAAGAACGTGAAAACCTGGTATTCATGTTATGGGGATCATATGCCAAAGAAAAAGCATCACTAATCGATACCGATAAACATTTAATATTAACCGCCGTACACCCTTCTCCCCGATCCGCCGATTATGGATTTTTCGGTTGCAAACATTTCAGTAAAGCCAATACCTTTTTACGAAGCAGAGGCATAGAAGAAATTGACTGGTAG
- a CDS encoding AraC family transcriptional regulator, which yields MEGKKTTQEEYQKCVNAVVDYINLHLGEEIDLKSLARISHFSPFYFHRIMKAFLGEPIGTFIVRTRTEAAARLLRYSSTSISDIAYRIGYASPSSFSKIFKQMYGISPTEYRNNKNYVIMKPAIIKPDLELKKEIRELPQRNVIYIRLFGDYKLNDYAGTWMHLIQFVKEQNLPMGDPSPLCIYHDDPKVTPTDKLRTDVCMLLPSNARPKGNVGFKQLPAGRYATFLYKGSYDQLQAVYDTIYGKYLPEMECTLSDEPSAERYLNDPSCTPPEELLTEIYIPIR from the coding sequence ATGGAAGGAAAAAAGACAACGCAAGAAGAATATCAGAAGTGTGTAAATGCAGTAGTAGATTATATTAATCTCCACTTGGGTGAAGAAATTGACCTGAAATCATTGGCCAGAATTTCCCATTTCTCCCCCTTCTACTTTCACCGCATTATGAAAGCGTTTTTGGGTGAACCCATCGGTACCTTTATTGTCCGGACACGAACTGAAGCAGCGGCACGCCTATTACGTTATTCATCAACTTCCATATCCGATATTGCCTATCGGATCGGATATGCTTCTCCATCGTCTTTTTCCAAAATATTCAAACAAATGTATGGTATCTCTCCAACAGAATATCGTAATAATAAAAACTATGTAATTATGAAACCAGCAATTATTAAACCGGATCTGGAATTGAAAAAGGAAATCAGAGAACTCCCCCAACGAAATGTAATTTATATCCGCCTCTTTGGTGATTATAAACTAAATGACTATGCAGGCACATGGATGCACCTCATTCAGTTTGTGAAAGAACAAAATCTTCCGATGGGAGACCCTTCTCCACTCTGTATCTACCATGATGACCCCAAAGTAACCCCAACCGATAAACTTCGTACTGACGTATGTATGTTGTTACCATCAAATGCAAGGCCGAAAGGAAATGTAGGATTCAAGCAATTGCCTGCCGGACGTTATGCAACCTTCCTATACAAGGGTTCATACGATCAGTTGCAAGCCGTGTATGACACAATTTACGGCAAATATCTACCTGAAATGGAGTGTACACTAAGCGATGAACCAAGTGCTGAAAGGTATCTTAATGATCCATCATGTACTCCTCCCGAAGAGTTATTAACCGAAATCTACATTCCAATCCGGTAA
- a CDS encoding fimbrillin family protein, giving the protein MKNKSIASFMIKIVMMPLLFTISCVNEISEDPVDIPGEIPIRLSTQILCNHTRAINNEFQEKDAIGLYVLTQLSTINQKRYIDNMRFTCSQATGFEPEETIYYPKGDGKCDFISYYPFQETGINQDQSIMQVQIHTDQSSVSKHSLSDFMIATNSDITPSQNMVSMEYKHKLCKLKITIKPAPGEDIDELLNDNPSLSLNGFHSDASYDFLTDRFEPSGQTISVTPHGEWKIENNALTGKEVILIPEKIESDNHYINIDINGKSYSCPFPDNFQLASEKNCSIAIIYKSSEGIQINNFDHSITDWTEGDSGETTAQETSGVIHLSALKFSKSNVYKAINEGTQVAEICKEYLLADNIDAQAIVVYPVLNGATDLNNGTVICLLDEPASIHGGKVSWNKVNNALDYTPGNQSIISDFYITQDNSISISKPENPLPVRLQEEVLTDIRNTETQTYPIVKIGIQYWMGRSLEATHYTDGKAITLKKDFTTTAGYYTGKFKDAPQDFYFYNSEAVISGKLSPQGWSIPTETEWELLKQYINNDASKLKFGPWSSDENGDKLPILNITGFNGVPEGYILKSKNGYTNGLYTVVYWSTNSSGNQTNRAIYLLHTTNEIKDGNITDRALSVRCIRK; this is encoded by the coding sequence ATGAAAAACAAGTCAATTGCATCTTTTATGATAAAAATCGTAATGATGCCTCTACTCTTTACAATCTCATGTGTAAATGAAATTTCAGAAGATCCTGTAGATATTCCCGGAGAGATACCCATCCGTCTTTCTACACAAATTTTATGTAACCACACACGTGCTATCAATAACGAATTTCAGGAAAAAGATGCCATCGGTCTGTATGTATTGACACAATTATCAACCATCAACCAGAAACGATACATTGACAATATGCGTTTCACATGTTCCCAAGCAACCGGTTTCGAACCAGAAGAAACAATCTATTATCCCAAGGGAGACGGTAAATGTGATTTTATAAGTTATTACCCTTTTCAAGAAACAGGTATTAACCAAGACCAAAGTATAATGCAAGTCCAAATACATACCGACCAAAGTTCTGTAAGCAAACACTCGCTCTCCGACTTTATGATCGCTACAAACAGTGATATTACCCCCAGTCAAAATATGGTATCTATGGAATATAAACATAAACTCTGCAAACTGAAAATCACTATAAAACCAGCTCCGGGAGAAGATATAGATGAACTTTTAAATGACAATCCATCTCTATCATTAAATGGATTCCATTCGGACGCATCATATGATTTTCTCACAGATCGATTCGAGCCATCGGGACAAACAATTAGTGTCACACCTCATGGAGAATGGAAAATAGAGAATAACGCTCTGACAGGCAAAGAAGTCATATTAATACCCGAAAAAATAGAATCTGACAATCACTATATAAATATAGATATAAACGGTAAAAGCTATAGTTGTCCATTTCCTGATAATTTTCAATTAGCCAGTGAAAAAAATTGTTCTATAGCCATTATTTATAAATCATCCGAAGGTATCCAAATCAACAATTTCGATCATAGCATTACAGACTGGACAGAAGGGGATTCCGGTGAAACGACAGCCCAGGAAACATCAGGCGTAATTCATCTCTCAGCTCTAAAATTCAGTAAAAGTAACGTTTATAAGGCAATTAATGAAGGAACTCAGGTAGCTGAAATATGTAAAGAGTATCTTTTAGCTGATAACATCGACGCACAAGCCATTGTCGTCTATCCCGTCCTAAACGGAGCAACAGATCTGAATAACGGAACAGTAATTTGTTTACTTGACGAACCAGCATCCATTCATGGAGGTAAAGTCTCTTGGAACAAAGTTAATAACGCATTAGACTACACGCCAGGCAATCAAAGCATCATCAGCGACTTCTATATAACCCAAGACAACTCAATATCAATTTCTAAGCCGGAAAACCCTCTACCGGTGCGATTACAAGAAGAGGTCTTGACAGATATACGAAATACGGAAACCCAAACTTACCCTATAGTCAAAATAGGAATCCAATATTGGATGGGACGTAGTCTAGAAGCGACACACTATACTGACGGTAAAGCAATTACTTTAAAAAAAGATTTTACAACAACAGCAGGCTATTACACCGGCAAATTTAAAGATGCACCTCAAGACTTTTACTTTTACAATTCAGAAGCTGTTATTTCAGGCAAGCTATCACCTCAAGGATGGAGTATTCCTACCGAAACCGAGTGGGAACTATTAAAGCAATATATAAACAACGATGCTTCTAAACTGAAATTCGGACCATGGTCGAGCGATGAAAATGGTGACAAGCTTCCCATACTAAACATTACGGGATTCAATGGAGTACCAGAAGGATATATTCTAAAAAGTAAGAACGGATATACCAACGGCTTATATACGGTGGTATACTGGTCTACCAATTCATCTGGAAATCAAACAAACAGAGCAATCTATTTGCTGCATACCACAAATGAAATAAAAGATGGTAATATAACAGACAGAGCTCTTTCTGTCAGATGTATCCGTAAATAA
- the ric gene encoding iron-sulfur cluster repair di-iron protein has protein sequence MKDYKLMAVGQIVADCFDYAKVFNKYGIDFCCNGDVSLADACGKMGIDADCLLEELKQIKSEQSLTLDFKSWPIDLLVDYILKFHHRNIRYQGPQILQLLDRVCEAHAGKHPELYEVRELFQESWIDLNNHLTKEEMVLFPYIYDLFDAVAQHRPIPAFHCGSVSSPISVMMSEHDAEGERFRRISGLTHGYLVPGDACSSYRLLLEMLRTFEDNLHHHIHLENNIVFPKAIELQENCE, from the coding sequence ATGAAAGATTATAAACTAATGGCGGTTGGACAAATTGTAGCCGATTGTTTTGATTATGCAAAGGTCTTCAATAAGTATGGTATTGATTTTTGCTGTAATGGAGATGTTTCCCTGGCTGATGCTTGCGGGAAAATGGGGATAGACGCAGATTGTTTGCTTGAAGAATTGAAGCAAATAAAATCGGAACAGTCCTTAACTCTTGACTTTAAAAGTTGGCCTATAGATTTATTAGTAGATTACATTTTGAAGTTCCATCATCGTAATATCCGTTATCAGGGGCCGCAAATTCTCCAGTTGCTTGATAGGGTTTGTGAAGCACATGCCGGAAAGCACCCGGAACTTTATGAAGTGCGTGAACTGTTTCAGGAATCCTGGATAGATTTGAACAATCATCTTACTAAGGAGGAGATGGTTTTGTTTCCTTATATATATGATTTATTTGATGCGGTGGCTCAACATCGTCCTATTCCGGCTTTCCATTGTGGAAGTGTGAGTAGCCCTATTTCGGTAATGATGAGCGAACATGATGCCGAAGGAGAACGTTTTCGCAGGATTTCCGGGTTAACTCATGGATATCTGGTACCTGGTGATGCTTGTAGTAGTTATAGGTTGCTACTTGAGATGTTGAGGACGTTTGAAGATAATTTGCACCATCATATTCATTTGGAGAACAATATTGTTTTCCCAAAGGCTATAGAGTTACAAGAGAATTGTGAATGA
- a CDS encoding MaoC family dehydratase, which yields MDKVIINSYEDFEKLIGQQIGVSDYLEVSQERINLFADATLDHQWIHVDTERAKVESPYHSTIVHGYLTLSLLPHLWNQIIEVNNLKMMINYGMDKMKFGQAVLSGQSVRLKASLHSLTNLRGVAKAEIKFAIEIKDQPKKALEGIAIFLYYFN from the coding sequence ATGGATAAAGTGATTATTAATTCTTATGAAGATTTTGAGAAGTTGATAGGTCAGCAGATTGGAGTCTCTGACTATCTGGAAGTTTCTCAGGAACGTATCAATCTTTTTGCTGATGCAACATTGGATCATCAATGGATTCATGTGGATACGGAACGTGCTAAAGTGGAGAGTCCTTATCATAGCACTATTGTTCACGGATATTTGACATTGTCATTGCTTCCTCATTTATGGAATCAGATTATTGAGGTCAATAATTTGAAGATGATGATCAATTATGGTATGGACAAGATGAAGTTTGGACAAGCTGTATTGTCAGGCCAAAGTGTACGTTTGAAAGCAAGTCTCCATTCTTTGACTAATCTGCGTGGTGTGGCTAAAGCCGAGATTAAATTTGCGATTGAGATTAAAGATCAGCCAAAGAAAGCCCTTGAAGGTATCGCTATCTTCTTGTATTATTTTAATTGA
- a CDS encoding thiol-disulfide oxidoreductase DCC family protein → MNVILFDGICNLCNGAVTFVVKRDRKGLFRFVSLQSETGKSLLKRYTVESTNKTLYYFRNNRCYSKSTAILYILKDLGGFWQCLYPLILIPAKLRDAIYLLVSKYRYRIFGKADSCIKPFGFSSEESKRSD, encoded by the coding sequence ATGAATGTTATACTTTTCGATGGTATATGTAACCTTTGCAATGGTGCGGTTACATTTGTTGTAAAGAGGGATAGAAAAGGCTTGTTTCGTTTTGTTTCATTACAGTCCGAAACGGGGAAATCCCTCTTGAAACGATATACTGTTGAAAGTACTAATAAAACTCTTTATTATTTTCGGAATAATCGTTGTTATTCCAAATCTACAGCTATACTCTATATTTTAAAAGATTTGGGGGGATTCTGGCAGTGTCTTTATCCATTAATTCTTATTCCGGCTAAGCTGAGGGATGCGATCTATTTATTGGTTTCGAAATATCGGTATAGAATATTTGGGAAAGCAGATTCATGTATAAAACCGTTTGGTTTTTCTTCGGAAGAATCTAAAAGATCAGATTAA
- a CDS encoding DUF6845 domain-containing protein: MKKNLLLVGALVSAFLLASCSGGDKSKAPVVSTADIENAAEVIKYYNTSLGVLKDMVKEKDVNAVLDYMEQKGKTPALSAIVPPAVVSKDSAIVLNPGNCFNEETRRNLKQNYTGLFQARTEFYANFDTYLSYLKKKDVTNAKKLLDVNYQLSTQMSEYKQNIFDILSPFTEQAELVLLVDNPLKAQIMSVRKMSSTMQSILNLYARKHRMDGPRIDLKVAELTKQLDAAKKLPVVNGHEGEMKSYQAFLSQVETFIKQVKKVREKGEYSDADYDMLTSAFETSII; encoded by the coding sequence ATGAAAAAAAATCTATTGTTAGTTGGAGCACTTGTAAGTGCTTTTTTGTTAGCTTCTTGCTCAGGCGGGGATAAGAGTAAAGCTCCTGTTGTCAGTACGGCAGATATTGAAAATGCGGCAGAAGTAATCAAGTATTATAATACTTCGCTTGGGGTGTTGAAAGATATGGTGAAGGAAAAAGATGTAAATGCTGTATTGGATTATATGGAACAAAAAGGAAAAACCCCGGCTCTTTCTGCCATTGTTCCTCCGGCCGTTGTTTCAAAAGACTCGGCAATAGTGTTGAATCCGGGTAACTGTTTCAACGAGGAGACCCGCCGGAATCTGAAACAGAACTATACCGGATTGTTTCAGGCAAGGACAGAATTTTATGCCAACTTTGATACTTATCTTTCTTATTTGAAAAAGAAAGATGTAACGAATGCGAAGAAATTGTTGGATGTGAATTATCAGTTAAGCACGCAGATGTCCGAATATAAACAGAATATTTTTGATATTCTGAGTCCGTTCACCGAACAGGCCGAGCTGGTACTTTTGGTGGATAATCCGTTAAAAGCACAAATTATGTCTGTCCGAAAAATGTCTTCCACAATGCAGAGTATTCTGAATCTTTATGCACGTAAACATAGGATGGACGGTCCACGTATTGATCTGAAGGTAGCCGAGCTAACTAAACAACTGGATGCGGCGAAAAAACTTCCTGTTGTAAATGGTCATGAAGGCGAAATGAAGTCTTATCAGGCTTTCCTTTCACAAGTGGAAACATTTATAAAACAGGTGAAGAAAGTAAGGGAAAAAGGAGAATACAGCGATGCTGATTATGATATGCTGACCAGTGCATTCGAGACTTCCATCATTTAG
- the hdhA gene encoding 7alpha-hydroxysteroid dehydrogenase has translation MNRFENKIIIITGAAGGIGASTTRRIVSEGGKVVIADYSREKADQFAAELSNSGADVRPVYFSATELKSCKELITFTMKEYGQIDVLVNNVGGTNPRRDTNIETLDMDYFDEAFHLNLSCTMYLSQLVIPIMSTQGGGNIVNVASISGITADSNGTLYGASKAGVINLTKYIATQTGKKNIRCNAVAPGLILTPAALNNLNEEVRKIFLGQCATPYLGEPQDVAATIAFLASEDARYITGQTIVVDGGLTIHNPTINLV, from the coding sequence ATGAACAGATTTGAAAATAAGATAATCATTATCACGGGAGCTGCCGGTGGAATCGGCGCATCAACCACACGCCGCATTGTATCTGAAGGCGGCAAAGTAGTTATTGCTGACTATTCAAGAGAAAAAGCAGACCAATTTGCTGCCGAGCTTAGTAATTCGGGAGCAGATGTACGTCCGGTTTATTTTTCTGCTACAGAATTGAAAAGCTGCAAAGAACTAATCACCTTTACAATGAAGGAATACGGACAGATCGATGTACTGGTAAACAATGTAGGAGGTACAAATCCCAGACGGGACACAAACATCGAAACTCTGGATATGGATTATTTTGACGAAGCCTTTCATCTGAATTTATCTTGTACCATGTATTTGTCCCAACTGGTTATCCCCATTATGAGCACACAAGGTGGTGGAAATATTGTAAACGTAGCCTCAATAAGTGGAATCACGGCCGATTCGAATGGTACTCTTTATGGAGCCAGCAAAGCAGGAGTCATCAATCTGACCAAATACATTGCCACCCAAACGGGAAAGAAAAACATCCGTTGCAATGCAGTAGCACCAGGATTGATCCTGACCCCGGCCGCACTGAATAATCTTAATGAAGAGGTACGCAAAATATTTCTCGGGCAATGTGCGACACCCTATTTAGGTGAACCGCAAGACGTTGCCGCGACCATCGCTTTTTTAGCCTCCGAAGATGCACGTTACATTACCGGACAGACCATAGTAGTAGATGGCGGATTGACAATACACAATCCGACAATAAACTTAGTATAA
- a CDS encoding tetratricopeptide repeat protein, with product MKNTKSFYIIFLIMVITACTPFGLLHKDQPRVTLALPARQETGPMNVVKRDSVSLPPVSNFTFVNSKGDSIPVGMSVEWDSIHKENLTTLALDEVVVSARSTRNTAERNGMVNIEFVVTVPQALQKDNWMLNIRPVLMRGDTPDSLKELRFTGQRFREAQERDYRHYDRFVEKIIPDSVNFYRTYVNYHSFERYLERLKWYKRGLEKRWAIQDARKRRPDPLLLRFDMFNRQVGRRDSLMKSRMLDNSQRMITRQWWRYGRAWERMNDTLQFQSRHLLERFRFFNNKWADNAAFQSDGLIARKNYFRDKALSTPMWQAKRALYKADPDAAIRIYDSRFGYFNDKMERLDVTLYRYYRTKGARAESREGVRFLRAFMVGRDTTSSYLNRNQLTEKYIRRYEKVKNFFPMFHFRRPDPDTLFPLWETRTRIDTMQTRHTLLSKFSKEDIYEYYVRQQQGVSDRGMIGPFRGLLPLYTYHRDLPDSIVSRVPGRKTRRDFELSQFDSATTVNRYIGRYEFLRSTYPQYHLIRKLYNIHPPALRHAARQASYEERLARINSLDSTSLIKMFYNTQKIARNEARKAMKDTKYRDIVRFPFNPEAQLDTVIYATDQVHFLYSQKVPADENSARMKVYVVGDVLNSNGSRFSLPYSDTLTYLVSSMTKFVDRTPRFVRKIVTRDAEANASVNFYFPKNSFRMDETIDVNRQGVKQVHNLTLALMTDPVYIIDSLTLLATSSPEGNWHVNGEIARKRAESIRNILVEDFKQLYDSLAIGAAIEMDEAGNIIRQEMKDGIPNLPELIKIRTVPEGWEKLRRLIVNDKNFQGNKGAILRIIDREQEPDRREWLIKSQYKTEYAYMFDKLYPAVRRVDFLFSLSRRGMRQDTLYTNEPDTMYARAVDYLEKRKYGQALEILRPYEDVNTAIAYMSLGYDKAALRILEQSSQTAETQYMQAILNARLGNEQRAVSLLLSAAEVDDRIRFRANLDPELSLLVKKYGLFKEDDLW from the coding sequence ATGAAGAATACTAAAAGTTTCTATATTATATTTCTGATAATGGTTATTACTGCATGTACGCCATTCGGTCTTCTCCATAAAGATCAGCCCAGGGTGACACTGGCATTGCCGGCCAGGCAGGAAACGGGACCGATGAATGTGGTAAAGCGTGATTCTGTTAGCTTGCCTCCGGTTTCAAATTTTACATTTGTCAATTCTAAAGGAGATTCTATTCCTGTGGGTATGTCTGTAGAATGGGATAGTATCCATAAAGAGAACCTGACTACGCTGGCTCTGGATGAGGTTGTGGTGTCGGCCCGTTCTACCCGTAACACGGCGGAGCGCAACGGGATGGTTAACATAGAATTTGTAGTAACGGTGCCGCAAGCCCTGCAGAAGGATAACTGGATGCTTAATATCCGCCCGGTATTAATGCGGGGGGATACGCCCGATTCATTAAAAGAATTGCGTTTCACGGGCCAACGTTTTCGGGAGGCGCAAGAGCGGGATTATCGGCATTATGACCGTTTTGTCGAAAAAATCATCCCGGATTCTGTCAATTTTTACCGGACTTATGTAAACTATCACTCTTTCGAGCGCTATCTGGAGCGTTTGAAGTGGTATAAACGCGGGTTAGAGAAACGTTGGGCAATACAGGATGCCAGGAAACGTCGTCCGGACCCTTTGCTGTTGCGTTTTGATATGTTCAACCGTCAGGTAGGCAGGCGGGACAGCCTGATGAAAAGTCGTATGTTGGATAACTCTCAACGAATGATTACCCGGCAGTGGTGGCGATACGGTCGTGCATGGGAGCGGATGAATGACACCTTACAGTTTCAAAGTAGGCATCTGCTGGAACGTTTCCGCTTCTTCAACAATAAATGGGCCGATAATGCCGCTTTCCAATCCGATGGACTGATAGCCCGCAAGAATTATTTTCGCGACAAAGCACTGAGTACCCCTATGTGGCAGGCAAAGCGCGCACTCTATAAAGCGGACCCGGATGCTGCGATACGAATATATGATTCTCGCTTTGGCTATTTTAATGATAAAATGGAACGGCTGGATGTTACCCTTTACCGATATTATCGTACCAAAGGCGCGCGTGCTGAAAGTAGAGAAGGAGTAAGATTTCTGCGAGCTTTTATGGTGGGACGTGATACTACTTCGTCGTACCTGAACCGCAACCAATTAACGGAGAAATATATTCGTCGCTACGAGAAGGTGAAAAATTTCTTCCCGATGTTTCATTTCCGCCGTCCGGATCCGGATACGTTATTTCCTTTGTGGGAGACGAGGACACGGATAGATACAATGCAGACACGGCATACATTGCTGTCGAAGTTTTCAAAAGAAGATATATACGAATATTATGTCCGGCAGCAACAAGGGGTATCTGATAGGGGAATGATAGGACCTTTTCGTGGTCTTCTGCCTCTATATACCTATCATCGTGATTTGCCCGATTCTATAGTATCGCGTGTCCCGGGACGTAAAACACGGCGGGATTTTGAACTCAGCCAGTTTGATTCGGCTACTACGGTTAATCGTTATATCGGTCGTTACGAGTTTCTGCGGTCAACTTATCCGCAATACCATTTGATACGTAAATTGTATAACATACATCCGCCTGCTCTGCGGCATGCGGCCCGGCAGGCGAGCTATGAAGAGCGACTGGCACGTATCAATTCTCTTGATTCGACCAGTCTGATAAAGATGTTCTATAATACACAGAAAATTGCCCGTAATGAGGCGCGTAAGGCGATGAAAGATACAAAATACCGTGATATCGTTCGTTTTCCGTTCAATCCTGAAGCGCAGCTCGATACGGTGATTTATGCTACTGATCAGGTACATTTCCTCTACTCGCAGAAAGTACCGGCAGATGAAAATTCGGCACGTATGAAGGTATATGTAGTTGGTGATGTGCTGAATAGTAATGGAAGCAGGTTTTCCCTTCCGTACTCGGATACGCTGACTTATCTGGTGAGTTCGATGACTAAGTTTGTTGACAGGACGCCACGCTTTGTTCGAAAAATAGTTACCCGTGATGCGGAAGCAAATGCTAGTGTAAACTTTTACTTTCCAAAAAACAGTTTTCGTATGGATGAAACTATTGACGTAAACCGGCAGGGAGTGAAGCAGGTACATAACCTTACTCTGGCATTAATGACCGATCCGGTATATATCATAGACAGTCTGACACTTTTGGCTACCTCGTCACCCGAAGGTAACTGGCACGTTAATGGAGAAATAGCCCGAAAACGTGCGGAATCAATCCGTAATATCTTGGTGGAGGACTTCAAACAGCTTTATGATTCATTGGCTATCGGTGCTGCTATCGAGATGGATGAGGCGGGCAACATCATCCGACAGGAGATGAAGGACGGGATTCCGAACTTGCCGGAGTTGATAAAGATACGTACCGTACCTGAGGGGTGGGAGAAACTGCGCCGTCTGATTGTAAATGATAAAAATTTTCAAGGCAATAAAGGTGCAATCTTGAGAATTATTGATCGTGAACAGGAGCCCGATCGGCGCGAATGGCTGATTAAAAGTCAGTATAAGACAGAATATGCCTATATGTTTGACAAACTCTATCCGGCAGTACGTAGGGTGGATTTCCTTTTCAGTCTCTCCCGTCGGGGTATGCGGCAGGACACACTCTATACCAATGAACCGGATACAATGTATGCCCGAGCTGTGGATTATCTGGAGAAACGTAAGTATGGGCAAGCTTTGGAAATTCTGCGTCCGTACGAGGATGTAAATACTGCAATTGCCTATATGTCTTTGGGATATGATAAGGCTGCCTTACGAATACTTGAACAATCGTCGCAGACTGCCGAAACCCAATATATGCAAGCTATTCTGAATGCTCGTCTGGGTAATGAGCAGCGGGCTGTATCGTTGTTGCTCAGTGCGGCGGAAGTGGATGACCGGATAAGATTCCGAGCCAATCTAGATCCGGAATTATCTCTATTAGTGAAGAAATATGGCTTGTTTAAAGAGGATGATTTGTGGTAA
- a CDS encoding DUF3575 domain-containing protein, translating to MRRIIRYCLLFFFLLFAGSLTSNLQAQFYSVQTNTLKLATTTFNAEGSMLLSTHWTLNLGFSYNPWNFSDTRKIKHFLIEPGARYWFWQTYAGSFISMYAMGARYNVAWDGLLGGDYRYQGWGYGAGMTYGRSWLLSKRWNMEVEAGLGLLVAPYTKYRCEHCGDKVKSGTYFLPTPKLAFNLVYLF from the coding sequence ATGAGACGAATCATACGATATTGTTTATTATTCTTTTTTCTATTGTTTGCAGGTAGTCTTACGAGTAATCTGCAGGCACAGTTTTATTCAGTACAGACCAATACGCTTAAATTGGCTACCACTACTTTTAATGCCGAGGGCAGTATGCTTTTGAGTACCCATTGGACGTTGAATCTTGGTTTTTCTTATAATCCGTGGAACTTCAGCGATACACGTAAGATAAAACACTTTCTGATAGAACCCGGTGCACGGTACTGGTTCTGGCAAACCTATGCAGGTAGTTTTATCAGTATGTATGCCATGGGGGCCCGTTACAATGTGGCTTGGGATGGTCTGTTGGGTGGTGACTACCGTTATCAGGGATGGGGGTATGGTGCCGGAATGACTTACGGACGTTCCTGGTTGCTGAGTAAACGCTGGAATATGGAAGTGGAGGCAGGATTGGGATTGCTTGTGGCTCCGTACACAAAATACCGTTGCGAACATTGTGGAGATAAGGTAAAATCGGGAACTTACTTTTTACCGACTCCTAAATTGGCATTTAATCTTGTTTATTTATTCTGA